The following coding sequences are from one Bifidobacterium sp. window:
- the dnaJ gene encoding molecular chaperone DnaJ: MADYYEVLGISKDASEDEIKRAYRKMSRKYHPDIAGAEFEEKFKEVNSAYEVLSDSQKRRMYDQGVDPNNPGASGFGGASGFEGFSDVFGQFFGGGFGGGASQGPIPRTQAGRDALTKMTIDLKTAVFGGTAQTTINTYGLCPECSGSGAEKDTSAVTCPDCHGQGFVQKVVRTMLGQMMTTAPCERCEGHGTVIEHPCPSCFGKGRVRSKRTIGVSIPAGIADDSRLRLASQGEVGEGGGAAGDLYVDIRIAKNHDFSREGDDLHCWIKVPMSWAVLGHNITIETFDGPQSLEIPEGCQPDDTITLKGLGVTKLRTPGERGELIAHVAVEIPTKLKDSEQKLMLSFSKSHDSEATHTAQASKPAPQNRKGFFNRLKDALS, encoded by the coding sequence GTGGCAGACTATTATGAGGTTTTGGGCATCAGCAAAGACGCGAGTGAGGACGAAATTAAACGTGCCTATCGCAAGATGAGCCGAAAATATCACCCAGATATCGCCGGTGCTGAATTTGAGGAGAAATTTAAGGAAGTCAACAGCGCCTATGAGGTTCTTTCTGATAGCCAGAAGCGCCGGATGTACGACCAGGGTGTCGATCCTAATAACCCAGGTGCTTCAGGATTCGGTGGAGCCTCAGGATTTGAAGGATTTTCGGATGTGTTTGGCCAATTCTTCGGTGGCGGCTTCGGGGGAGGAGCTTCTCAAGGTCCCATACCTCGCACACAAGCAGGTAGAGATGCTCTAACAAAGATGACTATAGATTTGAAAACAGCGGTATTTGGCGGCACAGCTCAGACAACGATCAATACCTATGGTTTATGCCCTGAATGTTCAGGTTCAGGAGCTGAAAAAGATACCAGTGCAGTCACCTGCCCCGATTGTCATGGACAGGGATTTGTGCAAAAAGTTGTTCGTACAATGCTCGGCCAAATGATGACCACAGCTCCATGTGAGCGTTGCGAAGGGCACGGCACAGTTATCGAGCATCCATGTCCTTCATGCTTCGGTAAAGGACGAGTACGGAGCAAACGTACCATCGGGGTATCAATTCCAGCAGGCATTGCGGATGACTCACGACTCAGGTTGGCTTCACAGGGTGAAGTTGGCGAAGGTGGGGGCGCAGCTGGAGATCTCTATGTAGACATAAGAATCGCCAAAAATCACGATTTCTCTCGTGAGGGTGATGATTTGCATTGTTGGATTAAGGTTCCTATGAGTTGGGCAGTTCTTGGACACAACATCACGATAGAAACCTTCGATGGGCCTCAATCACTGGAAATACCAGAAGGCTGCCAGCCCGACGACACCATCACGCTTAAAGGATTAGGCGTCACCAAGCTGCGCACGCCAGGGGAGCGAGGCGAACTCATAGCCCACGTAGCAGTCGAAATTCCAACGAAGCTGAAAGACTCCGAACAGAAGCTCATGCTTTCCTTCAGCAAATCACATGACAGCGAAGCCACGCATACAGCACAAGCTTCCAAACCAGCACCGCAAAACCGCAAGGGATTCTTTAACCGTTTGAAGGATGCGCTCAGCTAG
- the hrcA gene encoding heat-inducible transcriptional repressor HrcA: MTNNRRMLVLRAVVEDYIRSQEPVGSGTLTKDHNLGVSSATVRNDMATLEDEGFLIQPHTSAGRIPTEKGYRYFVDKLATVVPLSVAQRRGIESFLAGSVNLEDTLQRSARLLAQITGQVAVVASPSLAKSTLRRLEIIPLTSLTLMVVVITDTGRVAQRSIRCNTPISQRVIDELSQVINARNTGVTLSSSGDDIRQLGISAKFRPVHALTERLADELEGMASQEQASNLYMAGTSQLTHQQAVNLDDLAPLFDALEEQVVLMKLMSTLSEVSQTSGVSVAIGSETHNPGFLHASVVASGYGSASGIVGDNSQAETSASSQEFTPNATASRNSSTTTVDSTSVSPRKTNHSGPVAFVGSIGPTHMNYATTMAAVHAVAHYLTALLANESGDDEL, encoded by the coding sequence ATGACGAATAATAGACGCATGCTGGTGCTACGGGCTGTTGTGGAAGATTATATTCGTTCACAAGAACCTGTTGGCTCAGGCACTCTCACTAAGGACCATAATCTTGGTGTGAGCTCTGCAACGGTTCGTAATGACATGGCAACACTCGAGGATGAAGGTTTCCTGATACAACCGCATACCTCAGCAGGCAGAATTCCAACAGAAAAGGGTTATCGCTATTTCGTAGACAAGCTGGCAACTGTTGTACCGTTGTCAGTTGCGCAACGACGAGGCATCGAATCCTTCCTAGCTGGATCAGTGAATTTAGAGGACACCCTTCAACGCTCAGCTAGACTGCTCGCTCAAATAACTGGTCAAGTCGCTGTGGTGGCATCACCGTCGTTAGCGAAGTCAACCTTACGGAGACTGGAAATCATCCCACTTACCTCACTTACTTTGATGGTTGTAGTCATCACAGACACTGGAAGAGTGGCACAGCGCAGTATCCGTTGCAATACACCTATAAGTCAGCGAGTAATTGACGAGCTTTCTCAAGTAATTAATGCCAGGAACACAGGTGTCACATTGTCTAGTTCAGGCGACGACATACGCCAACTAGGCATTAGTGCGAAGTTCAGACCAGTCCATGCACTTACAGAAAGACTTGCTGATGAGTTGGAAGGAATGGCTTCTCAAGAGCAAGCTAGCAACCTTTATATGGCAGGGACCTCACAACTCACACATCAACAGGCAGTGAATCTTGACGATCTTGCCCCCCTATTTGATGCTCTTGAAGAGCAAGTGGTGTTGATGAAGTTGATGAGTACATTGAGCGAAGTTTCACAGACATCCGGAGTAAGCGTTGCAATTGGTTCTGAAACACATAATCCGGGCTTCTTACACGCTTCGGTGGTAGCTAGCGGATATGGTTCCGCTTCTGGAATAGTTGGCGACAACTCTCAGGCAGAGACATCAGCTAGTAGTCAGGAATTTACACCTAACGCAACAGCATCTCGTAACTCTAGTACCACTACTGTTGATTCAACGAGCGTGAGTCCAAGAAAAACAAATCACAGCGGACCTGTGGCGTTTGTGGGCTCAATAGGCCCTACACACATGAATTACGCGACTACTATGGCGGCCGTTCATGCTGTTGCTCATTATTTGACAGCGCTGCTGGCCAACGAGAGCGGTGACGATGAGTTGTAA
- a CDS encoding fructosamine kinase family protein: MEQYRKSRAHSPHGFFECEGRGLKWLREAYGHGGPRVVEVFGWGDDYLDIERVNSSSPTPKAAYDFGAALAHLHDFGADYFGEAPAGYSGTCYFGPLQDPVPMDTGNWTTAEEYFAQGRLLPMVELGIQRGSLNQSDMSMTQDIVSALPELLGPAASDSPARIHGDLWSGNVMWTADQGRSEAVLIDPAAHGGHREEDLAMLHLFGMSYLSNIIDGYQSVHQLAQGFADRYTLWQLYPIAGHCVFFGGGYVSEYRSMCRSLLRR; this comes from the coding sequence ATGGAACAGTACAGGAAATCCAGGGCTCACTCCCCTCACGGGTTCTTTGAGTGTGAGGGCCGTGGCCTGAAATGGTTGCGTGAAGCCTATGGGCATGGTGGTCCACGTGTGGTCGAAGTTTTCGGTTGGGGTGACGATTACCTTGATATTGAGCGTGTCAATTCCTCATCTCCTACGCCTAAGGCTGCATATGATTTTGGGGCAGCTTTAGCGCATCTACACGATTTTGGCGCGGACTATTTTGGTGAGGCACCAGCAGGATATTCTGGTACTTGTTACTTTGGTCCTTTGCAAGATCCTGTTCCTATGGATACTGGCAATTGGACAACTGCTGAAGAATACTTCGCTCAAGGTCGTTTACTGCCGATGGTGGAGCTAGGTATCCAGCGTGGGTCTCTTAATCAGTCTGACATGAGCATGACGCAAGACATCGTATCTGCATTGCCTGAGTTGCTAGGCCCAGCAGCCTCAGATTCGCCTGCACGTATACATGGTGATTTATGGAGCGGCAACGTCATGTGGACTGCCGATCAGGGTCGTAGTGAAGCTGTGCTCATCGATCCAGCTGCACATGGTGGGCATCGAGAAGAAGATCTAGCCATGCTGCACCTTTTCGGTATGTCATATCTCTCTAACATCATCGATGGCTATCAGTCCGTCCACCAACTTGCTCAGGGATTTGCAGATAGATACACTCTCTGGCAGCTTTATCCGATTGCAGGTCATTGTGTCTTCTTCGGTGGTGGCTATGTCAGCGAATACCGTTCAATGTGCCGCTCACTGCTGAGGCGTTAA